The following proteins come from a genomic window of Macadamia integrifolia cultivar HAES 741 chromosome 14, SCU_Mint_v3, whole genome shotgun sequence:
- the LOC122061188 gene encoding protein MET1, chloroplastic, with protein sequence MASSSCASLCSSPPLPRRTPPIKQNPCLNFLPKLYFSRNPNHSFLDCPIYLYSTRLVTPSNLISKASITESEPSKSESEGKGGEEGEEVEEKYEEYEVELDQPYGLRFVKGRDGGTYIDAIAPGGSADKSGVFTVGDKVLATSAVFGEEIWPAAEYGRTMYTIRQRVGPLLMRMQKRYGKVENKVELTEKEIIRAERNSGVISNRVRDIQMQNYLRKMEQKENREKDLREGLMLYKDGKYEAALEKFESVLGSKPEPNEASVASYNVACCYSKLNQIQAGLSALEDALQAGYENFKRIRTDPDLANLRTSEEFAPLLSRFDESFINENAINAIKSIFGIFNKK encoded by the exons ATGGCTTCAAGCAGCTGTGCTTCTCTCTGTTCTTCTCCTCCATTACCAAGAAGAACACCACCCATTAAGCAAAACCCATGCCTCAACTTTCTTCCAAAGCTATACTTCTCCAGGAACCCAAATCACTCATTCTTGGACTGTCCAATCTATCTCTACAGTACCCGGTTGGTTACACCATCCAATTTAATTTCTAAAGCATCCATCACTGAATCGGAGCCATCAAAATCAGAGAGTGAAGgtaaaggaggagaagaaggagaagaagtggaagaaaaGTACGAAGAGTATGAGGTAGAATTGGATCAGCCATATGGGTTGAGGTTTGTCAAGGGCAGGGATGGAGGAACCTACATTGATGCCATTGCTCCTGGTGGCTCAGCTGACAAATCTGGGGTGTTCACTGTTGGGGATAAAGTACTTGCAACCAG TGCTGTGTTTGGAGAAGAAATATGGCCTGCTGCTGAGTATGGAAGGACCATGTATACCATCCGTCAGAGAGTTGGCCCCTTACTCATGCGAATGCAGAAGAGATACG GGAAAGTAGAAAATAAGGTTGAGCTTACTGAGAAGGAGATAATCAGAGCTGAGAGGAATTCCGGTGTGATTAGTAATAGAGTGAGGGATATTCAA ATGCAAAATTATTTGAGAAAAATGGAACAgaaggaaaacagagaaaaggACCTTCGTGAGGGGCTAATGCTTTACAA GGATGGGAAATATGAAGCAGCACTGGAGAAGTTTGAATCAGTACTGGGATCAAAACCAGAACCAAATGAAGCCTCAGTAGCAAGTTACAATGTAGCTTGCTGTTATTCCAAACTTAATCAG ATACAAGCTGGACTTTCTGCACTTGAAGATGCTCTACAAGCTGGATATGAAAATTTCAAG AGAATTCGGACAGATCCTGATCTGGCCAATTTGAGAACATCAGAAGAATTTGCACCTCTACTGAGTAGATTTGATGAGTCTTTTATCAATGAGAATGCCATCAATGCAATCAAATCTATTTTTGGCATATTCAACAAGAAATAG